Proteins encoded in a region of the Trypanosoma brucei gambiense DAL972 chromosome 11, complete sequence genome:
- a CDS encoding trans-sialidase, putative, with translation MEELHQQMHMPISRLLLIFTAVCHCCALTSKAAGKGTTREAFLSGGSWALRKKLSEKDGEVWWWQDGPNWKDKYDKEWERWFKEEKGPWGGSEKRSEWFARMTGGYITLGKTKILSSAIEGSDKVERTVHSFRIPSFVEVDGVLMGIGDARYLTSTDYFFTDTVAKYSADGGKTWKTEAIIENGRVDPTYSRVVDPTVVAKADSVFVLVARYNVTKGYWHNENNAAGIADWEPFMYKGVVTKGADGKTSDVRISWTKTPLKPLYDFTVAGSKGTQFIGGAGNGVVTLNGTILFPVQARNEDNAVVSMVMYSVDDGVSWHFARGETALLTSEASLTEWNGKLLMSARTDTSGVNVEGGFRKVLESSNLGATWEESLGTISRVIGNSPDRTKPSPTANYPGSSGALITVTLGDVPVMLITHPKNTKGAWSRDRLQLWMTDGNRMWLVGQISEGDDNSAYSSLLLARDGLLYCLHEQNIDEVYSLHLVHLVDELEKVNATVRKWKAQDALLAGLCSSSRKKNDPTCSGVPTDGLVGLLAGPVGASVWADVYDCVNASISDGVKVSEGVQLGGKRNSRVLWPVSEQGQDQRYYFANTHFTLLATVRFAGEPKAEAPLMGFSNAEGKTSETLSLTVGGKKWVLTYGSVRKEGPTTSMDWNQTHQIALTLRDGKVDAHANGELIIKEVSVGASESSAHLHLSHFFIGAPVNDSGEGGNNVIVRNVLLYNRKLDEDELQVLYSNREKIQPVVSAVGIPEGMSAPRLCCLLILMYVLAI, from the coding sequence ATGGAGGAACTCCACCAACAAATGCACATGCCAATCTCGAGACTGCTATTGATTTTCACTGCAGTTTGTCACTGCTGCGCTCTGACTTCCAAGGCTGCGGGCAAGGGGACGACGCGTGAGGCATTTCTGTCCGGCGGTTCGTGGGCTTTGAGAAAGAAGCTGAGCGAGAAGGATGGTGAAGTGTGGTGGTGGCAGGATGGACCCAATTGGAAGGATAAGTATGATAAGGAATGGGAGAGATGGttcaaagaagagaaaggtcCCTGGGGAGGGTCTGAGAAGCGTAGCGAATGGTTCGCTCGAATGACAGGTGGGTACATAACGCTTGGCAAAACGAAGATACTTTCATCTGCTATTGAGGGTAGTGATAAGGTAGAGCGCACTGTGCATTCCTTTCGTATTCCTTCGTTTGTTGAGGTTGATGGGGTGCTGATGGGTATTGGTGATGCCCGGTATCTTACCTCCACGGATTACTTCTTCACCGACACCGTTGCTAAATACAGTGCGGACGGGGGCAAAACATGGAAAACAGAGGCCATCATTGAAAATGGTCGCGTAGATCCCACATACTCTCGTGTTGTGGATCCTACTGTCGTTGCTAAGGCGGACAGTGTCTTTGTGCTTGTGGCAAGATACAATGTCACGAAGGGGTATTGGcacaacgaaaacaacgcAGCGGGTATAGCGGATTGGGAACCTTTCATGTACAAGGGTGTAGTGACTAAGGGTGCCGACGGTAAAACCAGTGATGTGCGGATCTCTTGGACAAAGACACCACTGAAACCCCTCTACGACTTCACTGTTGCAGGAAGCAAGGGCACGCAGTTCATTGGAGGAGCTGGTAACGGCGTTGTAACATTGAACGGTACAATATTGTTTCCGGTGCAGGCGAGGAATGAAGACAATGCCGTTGTAAGCATGGTTATGTACTCTGTTGACGATGGTGTGAGTTGGCATTTTGCCCGTGGTGAAACGGCGCTTCTCACATCGGAAGCTTCTCTTACTGAGTGGAATGGGAAACTGCTGATGAGCGCGCGGACAGACACTTCTGGCGTTAACGTAGAAGGTGGGTTCCGCAAGGTGTTGGAATCTAGCAACCTTGGGGCAACGTGGGAGGAATCACTCGGAACGATTTCCCGCGTAATTGGGAACTCACCGGACCGTACGAAACCGTCTCCAACGGCCAACTATCCCGGTAGTTCGGGGGCTCTTATTACTGTGACGCTTGGGGATGTGCCTGTGATGTTGATTACCCACCCGAAAAACACAAAGGGGGCATGGAGCCGGGACCGTCTACAGCTGTGGATGACAGATGGTAACCGTATGTGGCTTGTTGGCCAGATATCGGAGGGCGACGATAACAGCGCTTACAGTTCTTTGCTGTTGGCCCGTGATGGACTGCTTTATTGTCTGCACGAGCAGAACATTGACGAAGTGTATAGTCTTCATCTTGTGCACCTTGTGGATGAGTTGGAGAAGGTTAACGCGACGGTGCGGAAATGGAAGGCCCAGGACGCCTTACTTGCTGGCCTTTGCTCTTCATCACGGAAAAAGAACGACCCCACGTGCTCCGGTGTCCCTACCGATGGCCTTGTTGGTTTACTCGCCGGCCCTGTTGGTGCGAGTGTGTGGGCTGATGTGTACGACTGCGTGAATGCCAGTATCTCTGATGGTGTGAAGGTTTCGGAAGGCGTGCAGCTGGGAGGCAAAAGAAACAGCCGTGTGCTGTGGCCTGTGAGCGAGCAGGGACAGGACCAGAGGTATTACTTCGCCAACACGCACTTTACGCTGCTTGCCACCGTTCGGTTCGCGGGGGAACCGAAGGCGGAGGCACCGCTGATGGGATTTTCAAACGCAGAGGGGAAAACGAGCGAAACTTTGAGTCTCACAGTTGGCGGCAAGAAGTGGGTCCTAACGTACGGCTCCGTCCGTAAAGAGGGCCCAACCACGTCGATGGATTGGAATCAAACCCATCAGATTGCGCTCACACTGCGTGATGGTAAAGTGGATGCTCATGCCAATGGAGAGCTCATAATAAAAGAAGTGAGTGTAGGCGCTTCTGAATCTTCTGCACATCTACATCTCTCACACTTTTTTATTGGAGCGCCGGTAAATGACAGTGGGGAGGGAGGCAATAATGTGATCGTCAGAAATGTTCTTCTGTACAATCGAAAGCTCGATGAGGACGAACTGCAAGTGCTATATAGCAACAGGGAAAAGATACAACCGGTCGTCAGTGCAGTTGGTATCCCCGAAGGTATGAGCGCACCTCGGTTATGTTGTCTGCTGATCTTAATGTATGTGTTGGCGATTTGA
- a CDS encoding expression site-associated gene (ESAG) protein,putative, which produces MSSVSNVPVLVLFNSVLTLLCCIIGSGQRSRSPFTRPALKPGGVKVAIQEAAVTPALPTLVEESERVMENLTIPEQKVNGLSLGEAHFRDVTVGSATVKFEEPNKMILKFWNVSATVPFTRFSYHSFWCHVYPCSGTTQMEIRNASMTLLLEVSAASGGPLNVGVVSVVTDIGDPTITLIGEGKSKVPKWLGGSVKDLFKKDILGKLEQQIITAVNPILTNKTREISHMFPIVFIGNPKIKNGQMRLALAVLPGTTKQSTLTRKLFTPPQPFPNWPVAVVSSYTALNNVFRLLIKKGHSRIRVPFPLKYVLSSEAAHHQLDSLCSGCASEASLELKTAPWLKYLNKKLFTVNFRGVDVAVGLLPRGGDPIPLFSMLMNVSVRAAHIAVVDSIAHAKLDSIDATVSVTSSRIDGLDSSTMNTKIRDLINGMVLPLLNFKKDGFPVPFDLSGIHLNITGEGGKAGVDPARAFRSLSTFLHLR; this is translated from the coding sequence ATGTCATCAGTATCGAATGTACCTGTTTTGGTGCTGTTCAATTCCGTTCTAACACTTCTGTGTTGTATCATCGGCTCTGGGCAACGGTCAAGAAGTCCCTTTACGAGACCGGCACTCAAACCAGGGGGCGTTAAGGTTGCCATTCAAGAAGCGGCCGTTACGCCAGCATTACCCACACTTGTGGAAGAGTCGGAAAGGGTTATGGAGAATCTCACCATTCCCGAGCAAAAGGTTAATGGTCTAAGTCTAGGGGAGGCTCATTTTCGGGACGTGACGGTTGGGAGCGCGACAGTTAAATTCGAGGAACCAAATAAAATGATTTTGAAGTTTTGGAACGTGAGCGCTACTGTGCCTTTCACGCGTTTTTCATACCACTCTTTTTGGTGTCATGTATATCCTTGCAGTGGGACGACACAAATGGAAATACGCAACGCAAGTATGACACTGTTGCTCGAAGTGTCTGCTGCAAGCGGCGGACCACTAAACGTAGGTGTGGTTAGTGTGGTAACTGACATCGGGGACCCAACGATAACTCTCATCGGTGAAGGTAAATCAAAGGTGCCTAAATGGCTTGGTGGTAGTGTCAAGGATCTATTTAAGAAGGATATTCTAGGCAAACTCGAGCAGCAAATAATTACTGCAGTGAACCCCATTTTGACCAACAAAACGAGGGAAATATCCCATATGTTCCCAATTGTCTTCATAGGTAATCCGAAAATCAAAAATGGACAAATGAGACTCGCATTGGCCGTTCTTCCAGGCACCACAAAACAATCAACGCTGACGAGAAAGCTTTTTACTCCGCCCCAACCATTTCCAAACTggcctgttgctgttgtttcctcGTATACGGCTTTGAATAATGTATTCCGCTTGCTGATTAAAAAGGGCCACTCGAGGATCCGCGTGCCCTTTCCACTGAAATATGTTCTCTCCAGCGAGGCCGCGCATCATCAGTTGGACAGTCTTTGCTCTGGGTGTGCCTCTGAGGCCTCACTTGAACTAAAAACAGCCCCGTGGTTGAAATACCTGAATAAGAAACTGTTTACAGTTAACTTTCGGGGCGTTGACGTTGCCGTGGGTCTGTTGCCAAGGGGTGGTGACCCCATTCCCTTGTTTAGTATGTTAATGAACGTGTCCGTCCGGGCGGCGCATATCGCTGTCGTCGACAGCATCGCCCATGCGAAGTTGGATTCCATTGATGCTACGGTGAGCGTCACATCCTCACGTATCGATGGCCTGGACTCAAGCACAATGAACACAAAAATTCGTGATTTGATCAACGGGAtggtgttgccgctgctCAACTTCAAGAAGGATGGCTTTCCCGTTCCCTTCGACTTGTCTGGGATCCACCTGAATATTACAGGTGAAGGCGGTAAAGCGGGAGTTGACCCGGCACGCGCTTTTAGATCGCTCAGCACATTCCTTCACCTCCGATGA